A portion of the Terriglobales bacterium genome contains these proteins:
- a CDS encoding 2-oxoacid:ferredoxin oxidoreductase subunit beta — MASTPTSIPAPKTNRLGLQVLDYRGGKTTLCAGCGHNAISERVVDALYEMGVKPERVLKLSGIGCSSKTPAYFVSRAHSFNSLHGRMPSIATGAVLANRSMLSLGVSGDGDTASIGMGQFVHLMRRNLPIIYIIEDNGVYGLTKGQFSATADLGSKQKTGVINDLPAIDTCALAIQMGATFVGRSFSGDKKQLLTMLKAAIAHRGTVMLDVISPCVTFNDHEGSTKSYKYVQEHEEAISEAGFVPHFEDISVEYDPGTTFDVRMHDGSHLRLRKLHEGYDPTNKIKAVESLLEAHEKGEVLTGVFYVDTQKPNFVDLLHMTDTPLAHMPQEALRPPKRVLDEVMESLR, encoded by the coding sequence ATGGCCTCGACTCCAACCTCTATCCCCGCACCAAAGACAAACCGCCTGGGCCTGCAGGTGCTCGACTATCGCGGCGGCAAGACCACGCTGTGCGCCGGCTGTGGGCATAATGCCATTTCGGAACGCGTCGTCGATGCGCTCTACGAGATGGGCGTGAAGCCTGAGCGTGTACTTAAGCTTTCCGGCATTGGCTGCTCGTCAAAAACGCCGGCATACTTCGTGAGCCGCGCGCACAGCTTCAACTCCCTGCATGGACGTATGCCGTCCATCGCCACCGGCGCCGTTTTAGCGAATCGCAGCATGCTCTCGCTCGGTGTGAGCGGCGATGGGGATACGGCTTCGATCGGCATGGGACAGTTCGTCCATCTCATGCGCCGCAATCTACCGATCATCTACATCATCGAAGACAACGGCGTGTACGGACTTACCAAGGGCCAGTTCTCCGCCACCGCGGATTTGGGATCGAAACAGAAGACCGGCGTCATCAACGATCTTCCCGCGATCGATACGTGCGCGCTGGCAATTCAGATGGGTGCGACTTTCGTTGGGCGTTCCTTCTCCGGCGACAAGAAACAGTTGCTCACTATGCTGAAGGCAGCCATAGCGCATCGGGGGACGGTCATGCTCGACGTGATCTCGCCGTGTGTCACTTTCAATGACCATGAAGGCTCGACCAAATCGTACAAATACGTGCAGGAGCACGAGGAGGCTATCTCCGAAGCTGGATTTGTCCCGCATTTCGAAGACATCTCTGTTGAGTACGATCCCGGCACAACCTTCGACGTGCGTATGCACGACGGCTCGCATCTCCGGCTGCGTAAGCTGCACGAAGGCTATGACCCGACCAACAAGATCAAAGCCGTCGAGTCGTTACTGGAAGCGCACGAAAAAGGCGAAGTCCTCACCGGCGTTTTCTACGTCGATACGCAAAAACCGAACTTCGTCGACCTGCTGCACATGACCGATACGCCGCTTGCCCACATGCCTCAAGAGGCTTTGCGCCCGCCAAAGCGCGTCCTGGACGAAGTAATGGAGAGCCTGCGATAA
- a CDS encoding 2-oxoacid:acceptor oxidoreductase subunit alpha, translated as MASGDLAVQDLAQGSERNRIVNDFSIQVATVNGSGSQSANTVLLRSLFRMGIPVSGKNLFPSNIAGLPTWYTIRCSKHGYIARKKEIDMLVAMNPETAKDDVMSLDSGAAVVYDEPLKLDALRSDLIFYSVPYDKIVVSVCSEAKLRKLVKNMIYVGVVAQLLGIDMKQVEAALRKQFAKKIKAADLNMNAARAGYDYAAASLTKKDPLWVEQMNENEGKVIIDGNAAVALGAMFAGVTVVTWYPITPSSSVCEQLIDYMKKYRIGPDGKATFAIVQAEDELAAIGMVLGAGWAGARSMTATSGPGISLMTEFTGMGYYAEIPGVIFDIQRVGPSTGLPTRTSQGDVLSTAFLGHGDTKNVMLFPGSVTECFTMAGEAFDVAEQLQTPVFVLSDLDLGMNNWMSAPFPYPDKPFNRGKVLTAEDLNRLGGFGRYKDVDNDGIPYRTLPGTDHPAAAYFTRGSGHNEKAQYSERPDDYQNNMERLARKFETARSIVPRPEVVANNGSKVGVIAYGSSDFAVRESHDQLKREYRVDVDYLRIRAFPFSREVHEFIEKHDRVYVVEQNRDSQMLSLLKLDINPSHTPRLRSVRHFNGLPIDARSVTDDIISQEGK; from the coding sequence ATGGCATCAGGGGACTTAGCCGTTCAGGACCTTGCACAAGGTTCTGAGCGGAACCGCATCGTCAACGACTTCAGCATTCAGGTAGCAACAGTAAACGGATCCGGATCGCAGTCGGCCAATACCGTTCTGCTCCGCAGCCTCTTCCGCATGGGCATCCCGGTTTCCGGCAAGAACCTCTTCCCGTCGAACATCGCCGGCCTGCCTACCTGGTACACCATCCGCTGCAGCAAGCACGGCTACATCGCCCGCAAGAAAGAGATCGACATGCTGGTGGCGATGAACCCGGAGACCGCAAAGGACGACGTGATGTCGCTCGACTCGGGCGCTGCCGTCGTGTACGACGAGCCACTCAAGCTTGACGCGCTGCGCTCCGACCTCATCTTTTATTCGGTCCCATACGACAAGATCGTCGTGAGCGTTTGCTCCGAGGCCAAGCTGCGCAAGCTGGTCAAGAACATGATCTACGTGGGCGTAGTGGCGCAACTGCTTGGCATCGATATGAAGCAAGTGGAAGCCGCTCTGCGCAAACAATTCGCAAAGAAGATCAAAGCCGCTGACCTAAACATGAACGCCGCACGCGCGGGCTATGACTACGCCGCTGCCTCGCTCACGAAGAAAGACCCGCTCTGGGTTGAGCAAATGAACGAGAACGAAGGCAAGGTCATCATCGACGGCAACGCCGCCGTCGCTCTCGGAGCCATGTTCGCCGGCGTAACCGTGGTCACCTGGTATCCAATCACGCCTTCGTCTTCCGTCTGCGAGCAATTGATCGACTACATGAAGAAGTACCGAATCGGTCCGGACGGCAAAGCGACCTTCGCGATCGTGCAGGCAGAAGATGAACTCGCCGCCATCGGTATGGTCCTCGGCGCAGGCTGGGCAGGTGCACGCTCGATGACCGCCACCTCAGGGCCCGGCATCTCGCTCATGACGGAATTCACCGGAATGGGCTACTACGCGGAAATTCCCGGCGTAATCTTCGACATTCAGCGCGTCGGCCCATCTACGGGATTACCCACGCGAACTTCGCAAGGCGATGTTCTATCGACCGCCTTCCTTGGCCACGGCGACACCAAGAACGTCATGCTCTTTCCCGGTAGCGTGACCGAGTGTTTCACCATGGCTGGCGAAGCCTTCGACGTTGCCGAGCAGTTGCAAACTCCGGTCTTTGTGCTGTCCGATCTCGACTTGGGAATGAATAACTGGATGTCTGCTCCATTCCCGTATCCGGACAAACCGTTCAACCGGGGCAAAGTGCTTACTGCCGAAGACCTGAACCGGCTCGGTGGATTTGGCCGCTATAAAGATGTAGACAACGACGGCATACCCTATCGCACGTTGCCCGGTACCGATCATCCTGCAGCGGCCTACTTCACGCGCGGCTCCGGACACAACGAGAAGGCGCAGTACAGCGAGCGTCCGGATGACTATCAGAACAATATGGAGCGTCTGGCGCGCAAGTTTGAGACAGCGCGATCGATTGTGCCGCGACCCGAAGTAGTCGCAAACAACGGATCGAAAGTCGGAGTGATCGCCTATGGCAGCAGCGATTTCGCCGTGCGCGAGAGCCACGACCAACTCAAGCGCGAGTATCGTGTCGACGTCGATTACCTCCGCATTCGGGCGTTCCCGTTTAGTCGCGAGGTACATGAGTTCATCGAGAAGCACGATCGCGTGTACGTCGTGGAGCAAAATCGCGACTCGCAGATGCTCAGCCTGCTGAAGCTCGACATCAATCCGTCGCACACTCCCCGGCTGCGCAGCGTGCGGCATTTTAATGGGCTGCCGATCGACGCACGCTCCGTGACCGACGACATCATCTCTCAGGAAGGTAAGTAG